In the Ferribacterium limneticum genome, TTCGCGGAAGAGGATCAGCGGCAACAGCACCGGGTCGGTGCCGGCGGCGTGCACCTGCACCAGTTCCTCGACGACCAGTTCATCGAATTGCAGGTCGGGGTGGATCACCGGGCCGGCGACGAAGGCGCAGTCGAGCTTGTGGTCGAGCACCTTGCCGGTCAGCGTGCTGGTGGTGTCGGTGAAGACACGCAACTCGAGGCCGGGGTGTCCGGCGCGCACGGCTTTCAGGGCGCTCGGCAGGTGCAGGGCGGCGAAGGTTTCCATGGCGCCGATGCGCAGTTCGCCGGCGCTTTCGCCGACCTGGCGGACAGCAGTGGCGGTCTGGCGTTCGAGTGTCAGCATCCGCCGCGCGTAGTCGAGCAGTACCTTGCCCGAGGGGGCGAGCTCCAGCCCGCGACCCTTGCGGAAGAAGAGTTCGGCGCCGAGTTCTTCCTCCAGCCGCCGGATGCGGCCGGTGACGTTGGACTGGACGGTGTTCAGCTTGCGCGAGGCGGCGAGGATGCCGCCTTCTTCGACGACGGCCTGAAAGGTGCGGAGGGCGACGAGTTCCATTGGTATCTCAAAAAACGAATGGTTGATTCGAAACAAATCACTTGTATGGATACTTTACGCTGTTTATTGTTCGGCTATCAAGTACAAAAAGGAATAAACCATGAACTCACAGAGAGAGCGCCTCAAGGTGCTGGGCGCCGGGATCTTCAGCCTGCTGCTGACCTTCGGCGTCGCCCGTTTTTCCTACACGCCGCTGCTGCCGCTGATGCAGCAACAGGCCGGGCTCGGGCTGGCCGAAGCCGGCTGGCTGGCGGCCTTCAATTACGCCGGCTATCTGTGCGGCGCGCTGGTCGCGTCGCTGATCAGCGATCTGGTGCTCAAGGACAGGCTGTACCGGATCGGTCTGGTCGTCGCCATCCTGAGCACGGTGATGATGGGTCTGACCAACGATCCGCTGGTCTGGATGGCCTCGCGCTTCATCGCTGGCCTGAGCAGCGCGGCCGGCATGTTGCTCGGTACCGGGCTGATCCTGAACTGGCTGATTCGCCACAACCATCGGCCGGAACTGGGCATCCATTTCGGCGGCATCGGGCTGGGCATTTCCGGTTGTGCCATCTCGGTGTGGCTGATGAGCGGCTCGTTCGACTGGCGCGAGCAGTGGTTTGCCTTTTCGGCCATCGCCTGCCTGCTCATCGTGCCGGCCCTGGCCTGGCTGCCGGCGCCCGATACGAGCGGGGTTACCAAGAGCGGCGCAACCATGCACGACAACCCGCCGAGCCCGCTGTTCTTGCGCATCTTCATGGCGGCCTATTTCTGCGCCGGCTTCGGCTACGTGATCAGCGCCACGTTCATCGTCGCCATCGTCGATGGGTTGCCCGGGCTGGCCGGGCAGGGCGCGCTGGCCTTCCTGGCGATCGGTCTGGCGGCGACGCCGGCAGCCTTCAACTGGGATCTGATCGCGCGCTATACGGGCGACATCAACGCCCTGATCCTCGCCGCTGTGCTGCAGATCGTCGGCATCGCCCTGCCGGTGGCGGTGGGCGGGCTGTTCGCCACGCTGTTCGGGGCGCTGCTGTTCGGTGGAACCTTCATCGGCATGGTCAGTCTGGTGTTGACCATGGCCGGGCGTTACTACCCGACCCGGCCGGCCAAGATGATGGGCAAGATGACGCTTTCCTATGGTGTGGCGCAGATCATTGGGCCGGCCATCGTCGGCTGGTTGGCGACGCGGCTCGGCAACTATTCGATCGGCCTGAACATCGCGGCCGGGGTCATGGTCGTTGGCGTCGTGCTCTTGGTTATACTGAAATTTGTCGAAAGGCGGGACGCCGCGCTGGTGCCCTGCGTCCAGAACTAAACGGAGAAAAGCGATGTTCAAGGGAATTCTGATCGAGAAAGACGACGCCGGTTACCGGGCATCGGTGCAGGAGATAGCCGACAGCCAGTTGCCGGAAGGCGATGTGACGGTGCGCGTCGATTACTCGTCGCTCAACTACAAGGACGGTCTGGCGATTACCGGCAAAGGCCCGGTCGTCCGCAAATTCCCGATGGTGCCGGGCATCGACATCGCCGGTACGGTCGAAAGCAGCAGCCACGCCGACGTCAAGGCCGGCGACCGCGTCGTGCTCAACGGCTGGGGCGTTGGTGAAACGCATTGGGGCGGACTGGCGCAGAAGGCGCGGCTCAAGGGCGACTGGCTGGTGCCGCTGCCGGCGGCGTTTTCCGAGAAGCAGGCCGTCGCCATCGGCACCGCCGGCTATACCGCCATGCTCTGCGTGCTGGCGCTGGAAAAGCAGGGCGTCAAGCCGGCCGACGGCGAGATCGTCGTTACCGGTGCGGCGGGCGGTGTTGGCAGTGTGGCGATTGCCGTGCTGGCCAAGCTCGGCTACACGGTCGTTGCCGTGAGCGGCCGGCCGGAAGAAACCGATTACCTGAAGCAGCTCGGCGCGGCCGAAGTGCTCGACCGGGCGGCCTTCTCCAGCCCCGGCAAGCCGCTCGGCAAGGAGCGCTGGGCGGGGGCGGTCGATGTCGTTGGCTCGCACACGCTGGCCAACATCTGCGCCACCACCAAATATCGCGGTGTGGTGACCGCCTGCGGTCTGGCCGGCGGCATGGATTTCCCGTCGTCGGTGGCGCCCTTCATCCTGCGCGGCGTGACGCTGGTCGGCATCGACAGCGTGATGTGCCCGCGGCCGGATCGGCTGGTCGCCTGGCAGCGTCTGGCGACCGATCTCGACGTTGGCAAGCTCGGCCTGATCACCCATGAAGTCTCGTTGGCCGAAGCCATTCCGACGGCGGCGCAGCTGATGGACGGCAAGGTGCGCGGCCGTGTGGTCGTAGACGTGAATCGATGAGGCGGCACTGATCGACCCAAGCCGCTGGATCCCCGCTTTCGCGGGGATAACGAATTATTCGGCGTTTATTAACGGGAGATTTGATGCCCTACGTCAATATCAAGATCACGCGTGAAGGGGCGACGGCCGAGCAGAAAGCCCGGCTGATCGCCGGCGCGACGCAGCTGCTGGTCGATGTGCTGGGCAAGAACCCGAAAACCACGGTCGTCGTCATCGATGAAGTCGATACCGATAACTGGGGTGTGGCGGGTGAGTCGATCACCGTCCGCCGGGCGCGCGGCGAGTAGGCGCCGCTCTTGCTGAGCGCCGCCGCCGATCCTCGACTACGGCCGGGGTTGATCGGCGGTGTCTGGCTCGGCTTCCAGAAGCAGGCGGATACCGAGCAGGGTATAGCGTGTTTCCGGGGTATTCCAGTTGCGGAATGCGCAGCGGGAATAAAGTGACCAGGTGTGCCAGGAGCCGCCCCGGCGAACCTTGACGGTACCGGATTCCGGCCCCTGCGGGTCGGCTTGGGGCGACCTCGCATACCAGGCATCGTCGTGCCAGTCGGAGACCCATTCCCAGACATTGCCAACCATGTCCTGCAAGCCGAAGGCGTTGGCCGGGAAGCTGCCGACGGGGGCGGTAAAGGCGAAGCCATCGCTGCTCTGGAGGGCGAAGCTTGCCCATTGCGGCCAGTTTGCCGAGGCATCGGCATCGAAAGTGTTGGCCACCGTTGCCAATGCTTGCGGCTGGTTGCCGTGGGCGTAGCGGCCCCCTTGTCCCGCCAGGCAGGCGTATTCCCACTCCGCTTCGGTCGGCAGGCGATAGCGCCGGTTCTCTTTCCGGCTTAACCAGGCTGCCATTGCGGTGGCGTCATGCCAGGTGACGTTGACGACGGGGTGGTCATCCGTTTGCCGGAATCCGGGATTCGACCAGGAATATTTTGGCGCCCTTCCCTCGAAGGCATCGCGCCGGACGCTTGTCGCCGGGTCGTAGTCAGGGTTGTAGCCGTAGCCGCCAGTGCCATCGGCGATCGATTCGGGAACATGGCCGGAGGCGGCCAGGAATTTCCGAAACTGGCCGACCGTCACTTCATGCTGCCCCATGAAGAAAGGTTTGGTAATGCGTACGCGGTGAATGGGCGACTCGTCTTTGAGATGGAGAAAACGCGCTTGTTCGTACTGCGGGAAGTCACGGGCCAGACTGTCCAGGCTTTCGTCGCTGCCCATCAGGAACTCGCCGGCCGGCACCAGGACGAAGCGCATGCCCAGGGAGTTTTCCAGCGGGGGCGGGGCGCCATGCCGGCTTGTTGCCGAACAGGCGCCCAGCAGCACAGGAAAGAGAAGAATCAATGGCAGGGTTTTCATGTTTGCTTCCATCCTCTGTTGCTGCTTCTGGTGGCCGCCTCTCGAGAAAGCAGTCGCTGAGCCTTTTTTCCGCACTGAGGCGCAAACTGTGCGCATTGCGGGAACTTTTCCGGAAGGCGCTGTCCAACTCGCCTCAATTTTCAAACTTACCTGCGAGACGACAATGGACGAACTTTCCTACTTTGGTATTGGCTTTACCGTGCTTATTCTTGGCCTGGCCTGCCTGATGGCAGTGAAGCTGTCTTCCAAGACCGCGTACCACTAAAAGACCGATTGCCACTAAGAAAAAGCCGGGGTTCCCCGGCTTTTTTGTGGGCGGCATTTCGTGCCTGCCCTGATCAGCTGAATTTCTTCTGGTGTGCCTGCACCGCTTTCTGGCGGGCCATCTGCAGGCGCTGTTTCACGGCATCGGAAAGATCGTCGCCGGTGTCGGTCACCTGGGCCAGGGCATGGGCCTCGACGGCTTTCATGCGGGCCAGAAACAGCCTGAGCTTGACCGATTCCGAGAGCGGCGGATCGAGAACCTTGTCTGTTTCGTCCTCCGGCTCGTCCGTTGCCAATCTGGGGCGGTTGTAGGAGCGGTGGAGTACCAGCTCGAAATAATCGTCATCGTCGTTTTCATCATCGACGTATTTGCGTGGCGGGAAATCGCCGGGTTTCGGTTTTTGGCTGAGCAGGGCCAGTTGATGGCGTTCGGTGCGGCTGAGCAGGATCGTCGGGAAAGCCTGCTTCTTGGCAAGGTTTGCTTTCCGCGCCGAGCGCAGCTTCCCGCTGCGATTGATCGGCTGCAGAACCTCGACCACCGAGGCTGGCATCGGCACCGGCGTGATGACGACCGATGCTTCGGCATAAGGCGCAGGGGTATCCCCGGCCACCGCCGCTGCATCAGCCGGTGGCTCCGATGCGTAGACGCCAAGCGAATAAAAAGCAGCCATCGCCGCGATCAAAAACCTGCGCACTTCTGTTTCCCTCACTAAATCCAGCCACCATTTTACGCCTCATCGGGCGCGCCAGGATGTCAGTTAGATGTCATCCGGTGGGCCGGGTTCAATCAGGCAATGAAGGTCTCGACGATGCGCGCGACTTCTTCCGGCTGGTCGTGGTGCAGCATGTGGTCGGCGTTGTCGACCCATTCTTCGCGCACGTTGGCAAAGCAGGCCTGGCGGGCGGCCCAGTCGCCGGGGCGGGTGTCGAATTCGCGGATGACCCAGGACTGGCGGCCGGCGACCCAGAGCACCGGGCAGGTGATCTGCTGCCAGATCGCCATCGATTCTTCGAGGCGGAACAGGTAGGGGGCGGGGGCCTTATGCCAGGGGTCGCCGTTCCAGATGATGCCGTGGCGACGTTCGCCACCCTTGGTTTCGCCATCGCCGATCCGGGCGAGGTGGCGGGAGAGGTAGTCGGCGCGTTCCTGGGTCAGGAAGCGGTCGGTGTGCATCAGGCGGCGGGCGAAGCCGGCGCGGTCGCTGTAGACATGCATGCGTGGCGGGCTTTTGAGCACGCCTAGCCATTTCTGGTAGCGCTCGGTCGCCATGTCCGGCGTGGTCGGGGCGATGCCGAAGCCTTCCAGCGAAATCACGCTTTCCACCCGTTCGGGCCGGATGCCGGCGTACAGGCAGGAGAGGATGCCGCCCATGCTGTGGCCGACCAGCTTGACCTTGCCTTCGGGGGCGTAGCGGTCGAGGATGGCTTCGAGGTCGCCGAGGTGTTCGGCGAAGAAGTAGGGGCGGTTCAGCCATTCCGAACTGCCGAAGCCGCGCCAGTCAGGGGCGATGATGTTCCAGTCCTTCTTCAGCTCGTCGACGACGAACTGGAAGGAGGCGGAAACGTCCATCCAGCCGTGGAGCAGGAACAGCGTAGGCGCCTTCGGGTTGCCCCAGCGCCGGATGT is a window encoding:
- a CDS encoding LysR family transcriptional regulator, producing MELVALRTFQAVVEEGGILAASRKLNTVQSNVTGRIRRLEEELGAELFFRKGRGLELAPSGKVLLDYARRMLTLERQTATAVRQVGESAGELRIGAMETFAALHLPSALKAVRAGHPGLELRVFTDTTSTLTGKVLDHKLDCAFVAGPVIHPDLQFDELVVEELVQVHAAGTDPVLLPLILFREGCAYRTRAVAWQRAQGHAVADAMEFGTLEGILGCIAVGLGWTLMPRRVVEQSSHAADLVIETVPDEFSLVPTGMIHLREGPSLPALQTLCDGITASANRKR
- a CDS encoding YbfB/YjiJ family MFS transporter; this encodes MNSQRERLKVLGAGIFSLLLTFGVARFSYTPLLPLMQQQAGLGLAEAGWLAAFNYAGYLCGALVASLISDLVLKDRLYRIGLVVAILSTVMMGLTNDPLVWMASRFIAGLSSAAGMLLGTGLILNWLIRHNHRPELGIHFGGIGLGISGCAISVWLMSGSFDWREQWFAFSAIACLLIVPALAWLPAPDTSGVTKSGATMHDNPPSPLFLRIFMAAYFCAGFGYVISATFIVAIVDGLPGLAGQGALAFLAIGLAATPAAFNWDLIARYTGDINALILAAVLQIVGIALPVAVGGLFATLFGALLFGGTFIGMVSLVLTMAGRYYPTRPAKMMGKMTLSYGVAQIIGPAIVGWLATRLGNYSIGLNIAAGVMVVGVVLLVILKFVERRDAALVPCVQN
- the acuI gene encoding acrylyl-CoA reductase (NADPH); translated protein: MFKGILIEKDDAGYRASVQEIADSQLPEGDVTVRVDYSSLNYKDGLAITGKGPVVRKFPMVPGIDIAGTVESSSHADVKAGDRVVLNGWGVGETHWGGLAQKARLKGDWLVPLPAAFSEKQAVAIGTAGYTAMLCVLALEKQGVKPADGEIVVTGAAGGVGSVAIAVLAKLGYTVVAVSGRPEETDYLKQLGAAEVLDRAAFSSPGKPLGKERWAGAVDVVGSHTLANICATTKYRGVVTACGLAGGMDFPSSVAPFILRGVTLVGIDSVMCPRPDRLVAWQRLATDLDVGKLGLITHEVSLAEAIPTAAQLMDGKVRGRVVVDVNR
- a CDS encoding 2-hydroxymuconate tautomerase family protein, which gives rise to MPYVNIKITREGATAEQKARLIAGATQLLVDVLGKNPKTTVVVIDEVDTDNWGVAGESITVRRARGE
- a CDS encoding formylglycine-generating enzyme family protein, whose amino-acid sequence is MKTLPLILLFPVLLGACSATSRHGAPPPLENSLGMRFVLVPAGEFLMGSDESLDSLARDFPQYEQARFLHLKDESPIHRVRITKPFFMGQHEVTVGQFRKFLAASGHVPESIADGTGGYGYNPDYDPATSVRRDAFEGRAPKYSWSNPGFRQTDDHPVVNVTWHDATAMAAWLSRKENRRYRLPTEAEWEYACLAGQGGRYAHGNQPQALATVANTFDADASANWPQWASFALQSSDGFAFTAPVGSFPANAFGLQDMVGNVWEWVSDWHDDAWYARSPQADPQGPESGTVKVRRGGSWHTWSLYSRCAFRNWNTPETRYTLLGIRLLLEAEPDTADQPRP
- a CDS encoding alpha/beta fold hydrolase, encoding MTPSRSEYLDLPDIRLHIRRWGNPKAPTLFLLHGWMDVSASFQFVVDELKKDWNIIAPDWRGFGSSEWLNRPYFFAEHLGDLEAILDRYAPEGKVKLVGHSMGGILSCLYAGIRPERVESVISLEGFGIAPTTPDMATERYQKWLGVLKSPPRMHVYSDRAGFARRLMHTDRFLTQERADYLSRHLARIGDGETKGGERRHGIIWNGDPWHKAPAPYLFRLEESMAIWQQITCPVLWVAGRQSWVIREFDTRPGDWAARQACFANVREEWVDNADHMLHHDQPEEVARIVETFIA